A single genomic interval of Lucilia cuprina isolate Lc7/37 chromosome 2, ASM2204524v1, whole genome shotgun sequence harbors:
- the LOC111679145 gene encoding histone acetyltransferase KAT7, protein MAIYSYDIVSTLQALGMMKYWKGKHIVLKKQDVLDDYEERIKRRGTFPKIDEACLRWNPFVPQQNNDSP, encoded by the exons ATGGCCATTTATTCTTATGACATTGTAAGCACTCTACAGGCATTGGGTATGATGAAATACTGGAAAGGCAAACATATAGTACTtaaaaaacag GATGTTTTGGATGATTATGAGGAGCGCATTAAAAGACGTGGAACATTTCCTAAAATCGATGAAGCTTGCTTACGTTGGAATCCATTTGTACCGCAGCAGAATAATGACTCTCCCTGA